A portion of the Caenorhabditis elegans chromosome III genome contains these proteins:
- the tbx-37 gene encoding T-box protein 37 (Confirmed by transcript evidence) yields MYSCTSPSGIEVSLNKPEIWEKFYPKTEMIVTRKRGRVIFPHLDYNVKGLDPDSLYSIYIHLERVDGIKYKFDAGEWKEAGKGDPILPIQYKEHPRGKRTGTEWMSEPVSFAHLKITNDPENKDQKLILAQSLHKYIPVLHIKQLDPYKGTFQMDFHGVEFRLEATQFIVVTAYQNEELTKLKVHHNKFASGFRSNGKRRLSSESENSENSPPKRSASAISSLTPPAISPPMDYTQQNPYFFNQNFFSTPQSHQPQFAAHSANAQNYNNFGAQNGAQFDWNVYYQRQWYWQQQMMMSGGIGQPQMLNNGFPNL; encoded by the exons ATGTACTCGTGCACCTCTCCTTCTGGAATTGAGGTCTCTTTGAACAAGCCGGAGATTTGGGAAAAGTTCTACCCGAAAACTGAAATGATTGTGACGAGAAAGCGTGGGAGAGTCATTTTTCCGCATTTGGATTATAACGTCAAAGGATTGGATCCGGATAGTCTCTACTCGATTTATATTCATTTGGAACGTGTTGACGGGATTAA aTACAAGTTCGATGCCGGAGAATGGAAAGAAGCCGGAAAAGGTGATCCAATTCTTCCAATCCAGTACAAAGAGCATCCACGTGGCAAGCGTACTGGAACAGAATGGATGAGTGAGCCCGTCTCGTTTGCTCACCTCAAAATCACTAATGACCCGGAAAACAAGGATCAGAAGCTGATTTTAGCTCAAAGTCTGCACAAATACATTCCAGTTTTGCATATCAAACAGCTGGATCCTTATAAAGGAACATTTCAAATGGATTTTCATGGAGTTGAATTTCGCTTGGAGGCTACGCAATTTATCGTTGTTACTGCTTATCAG AACGAAGAACTCACAAAACTCAAGGTCCATCACAATAAATTCGCCTCCGGATTCCGTTCAAATGGCAAGAGACGGCTTTCTTCAgagtctgaaaattcggaaaactcCCCGCCAAAGCGCAGCGCCTCGGCAATTTCTTCATTAACCCCACCAGCAATCTCCCCGCCAATGGATTATACCCAGCAAAACccatattttttcaaccaaaactttttctcgaCTCCGCAGAGCCACCAGCCACAGTTTGCTGCTCATAGTGCCAATGCtcaaaattacaataattttGGAGCTCAAAATGGGGCTCAATTTGATTGGAATGTGTATTATCAGAGACAATGGTACTGGCAGCAGCAAATGATGATGTCAGGTGGAATTGGACAACCACAAATGCTCAATAATGGATTTCcgaatttgtga
- the elo-8 gene encoding Very-long-chain 3-oxoacyl-CoA synthase (Confirmed by transcript evidence), which translates to MLQLILPFIATFSAAAKLARGTRCDANALGLLTLQIGLGVLIILFAEFYWSRVQAFRKKNMKSGGGGTSNSDSSEQESEKVLKKLKARRPSDETVMFENDFPELRSVIFSP; encoded by the exons ATGCTTCAGCTCATTCTTCCGTTTATTGCAACGTTTTCGGCGGCGGCG AAACTGGCACGTGGAACCCGGTGTGATGCAAACGCGCTCGGTCTGCTAACACTGCAAATTGGGCTCGGTGTCCTGATCATTCTATTCGCCGAATTCTAttggtcacgagttcaagcgTTCCGTAAGAAGAATATGAAGAGTGGAGGAGGAGGTACCAGTAATAGTGACAGTTCGGAGCAAGAATCGGAGAAAGTTCTGAAGAAGCTGAAAGCCAGAAGACCGTCGGATGAAACTGTCATGTTTGAGAACGATTTTCCTGAATTGAGATCTGTCATTTTTTCGCcataa
- the elo-8 gene encoding Elongation of very long chain fatty acids protein (Confirmed by transcript evidence), translated as MFPYSWLSSTINWSLLPIHLLGIFYVFVAFNFRPSHISDRSYLKEWYYYNCVFQLGLGILMIPEILTSSLSGWHYSVCHSGTLYTGFFSGSVVAIWTFTKVVDLLETMLLLYDARRPLTIHIIHHFLSLSFAFTFYSQNFALHRWIVFFNLTAHVFLYAYLSGFKILNRWTPCWVAVCSSQMLQLILPFIATFSAAAKLARGTRCDANALGLLTLQIGLGVLIILFAEFYWSRVQAFRKKNMKSGGGGTSNSDSSEQESEKVLKKLKARRPSDETVMFENDFPELRSVIFSP; from the exons atg ttcccaTATTCATGGCTTTCATCAACAATAAATTGGTCTCTTCTTCCGATCCATCTTCTCGGAATTTTCTACGTTTTCGTCGCGTTCAACTTTCGCCCATCACACATTTCCGACAGATCTTACCTCAAAGAAtg GTACTATTACAATTGTGTCTTCCAATTGGGTCTCGGAATACTTATGATACCTGAAATATTGACTAGTTCGCTTAGTGGTTGGCACTATTCGGTGTGTCATTCTGGAACACTTTACACAG gattctTCTCCGGAAGTGTAGTAGCAATCTGGACGTTCACAAAAGTCGTCGACCTCCTCGAAACGATGCTTCTTCTTTACGATGCTCGTCGTCCACTAACCATTCACATCATTCATCATTTCTTATCACTTTCGTTCGCCTTCacattttattctcaaaatttcgcaCTTCATCGATGGATTGTGTTCTTCAATTTGACCGCCCACGTCTTTTTGTACGCTTATCTGTCgggattcaaaattttgaatcgatGGACGCCGTGTTGGGTTGCCGTGTGCTCGTCGCAGATGCTTCAGCTCATTCTTCCGTTTATTGCAACGTTTTCGGCGGCGGCG AAACTGGCACGTGGAACCCGGTGTGATGCAAACGCGCTCGGTCTGCTAACACTGCAAATTGGGCTCGGTGTCCTGATCATTCTATTCGCCGAATTCTAttggtcacgagttcaagcgTTCCGTAAGAAGAATATGAAGAGTGGAGGAGGAGGTACCAGTAATAGTGACAGTTCGGAGCAAGAATCGGAGAAAGTTCTGAAGAAGCTGAAAGCCAGAAGACCGTCGGATGAAACTGTCATGTTTGAGAACGATTTTCCTGAATTGAGATCTGTCATTTTTTCGCcataa
- the Y47D3A.34 gene encoding AcidPPc domain-containing protein (Confirmed by transcript evidence): MHPKVKKSWEILKICVFFLTLFTLLFATSIINFYLTPRFSGLCDFYDYGILFFINATSSDVTKEECESQRRATILFIVFCLVRLISNKFENFIGTKFLRTCSVRSTFPGRHFGAALGFPYLTRSLSKSIRVGSAPVFLVIIFASTSIAFYPYAKDFSKLSRLIYNAVQRRHYLYNRSMILTFISIYFYFSTVLIELLDVSFGIYCPQTIFGFQILFPNFNFPMFLYILHTIILHHHRAMPAIIYEVNGEDCFIQLNRMRCITNKDCPQMSTAFPLDALPSKTTTIQRRAFDGRIIQIRQYRELDDILPCKVSTQVRKVSTFTSRPPSYAVPPLPRDLPSTILDLE; encoded by the exons atgcacccgaaagtcaaaaaatcctgggaaattttgaaaatctgcgTGTTTTTTCTGACGCTGTTCACTTTACTGTTTGCCACGTCGATTATCAATTTCTATCTGACACCTAGATTTTCAGGGCTCTGCGATTTTTATGATTATGG aattttgtttttcataaatGCCACGTCATCGGACGTTACAAAAGAGGAATGTGAATCTCAGCGCCGGGCTACCATATTATTCATCGTTTTCTGTCTGGTTCGGCTGATTTCCAAtaaattcgagaattttatCGGGACTAAATT CCTAAGAACCTGCTCGGTGCGTTCCACATTTCCTGGTCGACATTTTGGAGCTGCTCTCGGCTTCCCGTACCTTACAAGAAGCCTATCGAAAAGCATTCGAGTCGGCAGTGCACCTGTATTTCTTGTGATTATATTTGCGTCGACGTCTATCGCTTTTTATCCGTATGCCaaagatttttcgaaactaaGCAG ATTAATCTACAACGCTGTTCAACGAAGGCACTACCTGTATAATCGCTCGATGATTCTAACTTTTATATCGATTTATTTCTATTTCTCGACAGTTTTG atcgagCTTCTGGACGTCTCATTCGGAATCTACTGCCCTCAGACCATATTCGGCTTCCAAATTTTGTTCCCTAACTTCAACTTTCCCATGTTTTTATACATATTACACACGATTATTTTACATCATCATAGAGCTATGCCGGCTATTATTTATGAg gttaacGGAGAGGACTGTTTTATACAATTAAATCGAATGAGATGCATCACTAATAAAGACTGCCCACAGAT GTCCACCGCCTTCCCATTGGACGCGCTGCCCTCAAAAACGACAACAATCCAGCGAAGAGCATTTGATGGAAGAATTATTCAAATTCGTCAATATCGGGAGTTGGATGACATTCTTCCGTGCAAAGTATCCACTCAAGTCAGAAAAGTATCAACATTCACCTCGAGACCTCCATCTTATGCTGTACCACCGTTACCTAGGGACTTGCCGTCGACTATTTTGGATTTGGAGTGA